In the genome of Candida dubliniensis CD36 chromosome 3, complete sequence, the window GAAACACTAATCTATTTagcaaaaagaaaaaaaaacgtacatatatatctataaaTCCTGTTTATTTGTTGACTTTGTTGAAGTATTCCTTGGAAGCTTCTGGGCTTGGCTTGATGGTTTCATCACCTGGGTGCCAGTTAGCTGGGCAAACTTCACCATATTTTTCAGTAAATTGGAAAGCTTCCAACAATCTCAATGATTCTTCAACAGATCTACCGACTGGCAAGTCATTGATGGTGATTTGTCTCAAGATTCCCTTTGGGtcaatcaagaaaataCCTCTCAAGGCAAcaccttcttcttcaatcaaAACACCGTAGTCTCTGGACAAGGAATGGTTGGTGTCGGCCAAAACTGGGAAGTCGACTTTGCCAATACCACCGTCTTTTCTGGCAACATTGGTCCAGGCCAACCAGGTGTATTCGGAATCAGTGGAGGCAAACAAAACTTGTGCGTCCTTTTCGGCAAACTTCTTCACAGCTTCGGAATAGGCAATAATTTCTGATGGGCAGACAAAGGTGAAGGCCAAAGGAATGAAGGCCAACAAGACCCATTTACCCTTGTATTGCTCCAAGGTGACTTCTTCGAAGACACCATCGACGACGGCGGTTTTCTTGAATCCTGGAGCTGGTTGTTGAACGACTGGAGCCATTTTTGTAGTAGTGTATCTATTTGGGTGATAAACTagttaattgattgaaacaaaatgcAATACtgcaaaaagaaaaaaaaaaagaaaaggatTAGAtagaaaaggaaaatgCAATTGGAAGTACAATTGAATTCATTATATACTCTATgtcagttttttttttttttctctcgAGCTGTTGTTGGTGATTGTGTCCGATGGCTCGATTCGTCTCTGATACTAGTTATTCGCCTTTCATATGATTTCTCATACTCCAATTGTGTGGCACATATTCCTTAATATTCCGACAACTGTGTGCAGGTGGCGCGTTTTTTCATTGGTGAAAAACTACAATGGGTAGGGACATTATGCAGGAATATCGACCTAAAAAAGGTCTAGGTCCATCGAGGTGATTTGTAATGAATATGTGGATGTAATTGCCTATCAATGAGCTTTTCTTGTTCAGCCTAGAATACAATAATCTTTAATTTGTCTGCTCAGGTGATGGCAATCTAACTAATGCATTAGTACTTGGCATAGGGGATATCTTGGCTTAGGGTTAGTAAGCAAGACGTTCTATTGTGTTGTGGCGACAAAGtgaatttcaaattatgt includes:
- the TSA1 gene encoding peroxiredoxin, putative (In S. cerevisiae: ubiquitous housekeeping thioredoxin peroxidase, reduces reactive oxygen, nitrogen and sulfur species using thioredoxin as hydrogen donor); translated protein: MAPVVQQPAPGFKKTAVVDGVFEEVTLEQYKGKWVLLAFIPLAFTFVCPSEIIAYSEAVKKFAEKDAQVLFASTDSEYTWLAWTNVARKDGGIGKVDFPVLADTNHSLSRDYGVLIEEEGVALRGIFLIDPKGILRQITINDLPVGRSVEESLRLLEAFQFTEKYGEVCPANWHPGDETIKPSPEASKEYFNKVNK